DNA from Haloferax volcanii DS2:
GTCTCGACCAGCGGAGGTGGTGCCGCGTGAGCACCGAGACGAAGCCCGAAGCCGAACTGAAAAAGCGCGTCGAGGGGGTCGCGGAGACGCTCCGCGACCAGTTCACGTTCCTGCGACGTGACCGCCTCGCGTTCGCCGGCGTCCTCATCGTCGCGGCGTTCGTCTTCCTCGGCCTCCTCGGCCCCGCGCTCGCCCCGCACGACCCCATCGAGCACACCGTCCGCGACGACGCCGGCTCGATGCTGCGGCTGTCCGAACCGACCGGCGCGGCCCCGTTCGGGACGACCGCCTACGGGAAAGACGTCCTGAGCCAGTTCCTCGCCGGCGCGCAACCGACGTTCATCGTCGGCCTGTTCGGCGGCATCGGGACCGGTGCGCTCGGCTTTCTCGTGGGGCTCGTCAGCGGGTACTACGGCGGCTGGGTCGACGAGGTTCTCATGCGTCTCACGGACCTCACGTTCTCGCTGCCGTTCACGCCGATGGCGCTGTTACTCCTGACGTTCGTGACGCCGAGCGTCTGGCTCATGACGGGTATCATCGTCGCGTTCCTCTGGAAGATGCCCGCCCGCGTCGTCCGCTCCGAGGTCCTCTCCGTCAGAGAGCGCACCTTCGTGAAGTCGGCGCGCGCCAGCGGCGCGAGCGACTTGCGGACGATGCTCTACCACGTCGCGCCGAACGTGCTCCCCATCGGCTTTCTCTACACGGCCTACGGCATCGCGTGGGCCATCGCCGCGCAGGCCAGCCTGGCGTTCCTCGGATTCGGCGACCCGACCGTCACGAGTTGGGGCCGGATGCTCCGACAGGTGTTCGAATCGGGCAACATGCGCGTCGCTTGGTGGTGGGTGCTCCCGCCCGCACTCGGCATCGCGGCCATCACCACCTCGGTGTTCCTCATCGGCCGCGCCTACGAAGAAGTCATCAACCCGGAGATTCAGACCGAACAATGAGCCTCCTCGATATCACAGACCTCACGGTCACGTACTCGACCGACAGCGGAACCGTCCACGCCGTCAACGACGTGTCGTTCAGCATCGACGAGGGCGTCAACTACGGCCTCGCCGGCGAATCCGGCTCGGGGAAATCGACGCTCGCCGAGGCGGTTCTCGGTCTCCTCCCCAGCAACGGCTCCGTCGAATCCGGCAGCATCGAATTCCAGGGCCGGGACCTGACCGGCCTCAGCGAGCGCGAGCGTCGCGACGTGCTCTGGGAGGACATCGCCTACATCCCCCAGAGCGCGATGGACTCGCTCGACCCGGTGATGTCCACCGGCGCGCAGATTCGGCAGGCGATTCAGACCCACCGGAACGTCACCGACGACAAGGCGCGTTCGCGGGTCCGAGAGCTGTTCGAAATCGTCGGACTCGACCCCGACCGAATCGACGACTACCCCCACGAGTTCTCCGGGGGGATGCGCCAGCGCGTGACCATCGCCATGGCGCTCGCGCTCGAACCGGACCTCATCATCGCCGACGAGCCGACCACGGGGCTCGACGTCATCGTTCAGGACAAGATTATCGACAAGATTCTGGAGATACAGGACCGGATGGACAGCTCGTTGCTGCTCATCACCCACGAAATCGGCGTCATCGCCGAGACGTGCGACGAGCTTTCGATACTCTACGGCGGGAAGGTCATGGAACAGGGAAGCGTCGACAACGTCCTCGTGAACCCCACGAACCCGTACACGATGGGGTTGAAGAACTCCTTCCCGGAGATAGAAGAGGGCGGCCAGGACCCCGTCTCGATTCCGGGGTCGCCGCCGAACCTGAGCGAGGCACCCGGCGCGTGCGTCTTCAAGGACCGGTGTCCCTTCGCGACCGAGGAGTGCGAGGCGTCCCATCCGGACCTCGTCGACCTGCCGAACCGTAACCACCGCTCGGCGTGCCACCACGTCACCAAAGCCGCCCAGATGCGGTGCGATGCCACCGACCCGGAGACGTGGGGCATCCCCGACAGTCACGACGAATCGGACCGCGGCGAGGTGCTCCTCGAAACCGACGGTCTCGAGAAGTACTACGAGCAGAGCCAGCCGCTCTTGGAGCAACTCAGGGGGAACGACCCGAACTACGTCCGCGCCGTCGACGGCGTTTCCCTGCGCGTCCGGCGGTCCGAAATCCTCGGCATCGCCGGCGAGTCCGGCTGTGGGAAGTCGACGCTCGGCGAGACCATCGCGCTCCTGAAACAGCCGACCGGCGGCGAGTTCGTCTTCGACGGCGAGCCTTACGAGCACTACGTGGACGGGAACATGCGCGAGTTCCGCCGGAAGGTTCAGATAATATTCCAGGACCCCTTCGACTCGCTCAACCCGAGACAGACGGTTCGGCAGTTGGTCGGCGAACCGCTCACTATCCA
Protein-coding regions in this window:
- a CDS encoding dipeptide ABC transporter ATP-binding protein; translation: MSLLDITDLTVTYSTDSGTVHAVNDVSFSIDEGVNYGLAGESGSGKSTLAEAVLGLLPSNGSVESGSIEFQGRDLTGLSERERRDVLWEDIAYIPQSAMDSLDPVMSTGAQIRQAIQTHRNVTDDKARSRVRELFEIVGLDPDRIDDYPHEFSGGMRQRVTIAMALALEPDLIIADEPTTGLDVIVQDKIIDKILEIQDRMDSSLLLITHEIGVIAETCDELSILYGGKVMEQGSVDNVLVNPTNPYTMGLKNSFPEIEEGGQDPVSIPGSPPNLSEAPGACVFKDRCPFATEECEASHPDLVDLPNRNHRSACHHVTKAAQMRCDATDPETWGIPDSHDESDRGEVLLETDGLEKYYEQSQPLLEQLRGNDPNYVRAVDGVSLRVRRSEILGIAGESGCGKSTLGETIALLKQPTGGEFVFDGEPYEHYVDGNMREFRRKVQIIFQDPFDSLNPRQTVRQLVGEPLTIHDYRTDERERAIIETLEKVGLTPARKFLDQYPHQLSGGQRQRVAVAKALVLDPDFLICDEPASMLDVSLKVNLLNLLRELADTEDIGIVYISHDLASLVQVSDRLAIMYLGRVIEEGDVESIAAEPKHPYTTSLLAAAPEKDPTVDRDRVLLDGEPPNPVDLPSGCVFAPRCPKAEDECRESEPGLDTVRSGEYRAACYFPDGETPAADDLADDRSDSQYGDSEFSPPASGDSASD
- a CDS encoding ABC transporter permease, with protein sequence MSTETKPEAELKKRVEGVAETLRDQFTFLRRDRLAFAGVLIVAAFVFLGLLGPALAPHDPIEHTVRDDAGSMLRLSEPTGAAPFGTTAYGKDVLSQFLAGAQPTFIVGLFGGIGTGALGFLVGLVSGYYGGWVDEVLMRLTDLTFSLPFTPMALLLLTFVTPSVWLMTGIIVAFLWKMPARVVRSEVLSVRERTFVKSARASGASDLRTMLYHVAPNVLPIGFLYTAYGIAWAIAAQASLAFLGFGDPTVTSWGRMLRQVFESGNMRVAWWWVLPPALGIAAITTSVFLIGRAYEEVINPEIQTEQ